One bacterium genomic region harbors:
- a CDS encoding glycosyltransferase family 39 protein: protein MRTRLHPFPILWLYFSLILSANLVLALAPFSPATKSWCALAALTLGALLALRVPNRPKDLPNLLTRDRSFLDPSPMLFLAFITLGLFMRFYRLFSIPGWPDPDESMHSLNAFHLERFGDLHFFYTCNQAPFLFTWLLAFWFKLVGPGPSSLWLLTALISALVVPLLFLTARTYFTKGVSWILTAFGALAWWGLVTGRNGNAPILLPWAECSSLWMLGKVLKEPRTRRRRAFAFALGLALSLGFYSYPPGWGPMALGIILLALPTLWKDKGALVLFLGTLTALLSPLVFFAFQNHYGSYINTIRWGSDSFNPMFQVLVSSSYLTGLFWGKMDGDYYGPYWGGLFDPLTASLFVMGVLFAIRARKDPFWKCVGLAFVLALLPGILSANLEFYRIFLTFPLVLGFAAWGCDGLASQLPSRKRPWFLGLVLIGMAAFNLYHFLGPYQDRWKTPGPSWERYRSAANARAFRIIEAMEKKWGPGCVLQNFPSDMFDQSLTLADYPLDRAVEEGGGPLKAPWIAVLANDHYGSFLQERFPGGRWFSLSKDLGAEDGGLGLGLFPRGSIPQNVLKAWMAANDAFGEVAYVFLNRPTGRDYSGPLGTLEHLHSLTEKDPFLESCFWEKSYYLHLQNSAFGDQRKRENFEAALEDLRQALSKGYPAAHLFNELGCLLWLAKDRAGAQKAFERSVQMAPDFGPALSNLKAVQTVGATLPKP from the coding sequence GTGAGAACCCGACTCCACCCCTTCCCCATCCTTTGGCTTTATTTCTCTCTGATCCTGTCCGCCAACCTCGTCCTCGCGCTGGCTCCCTTTTCCCCAGCGACGAAATCCTGGTGCGCTTTGGCCGCCTTGACGCTCGGTGCTCTTCTTGCCCTTCGCGTTCCTAACCGACCCAAGGACCTTCCCAACCTCTTGACGAGGGACCGGTCTTTTTTGGACCCATCGCCCATGTTGTTCCTGGCCTTCATCACGTTGGGCCTCTTCATGCGTTTCTATCGATTGTTTTCCATCCCTGGGTGGCCTGATCCCGACGAATCCATGCATTCCCTCAACGCCTTTCATTTGGAGCGTTTCGGAGATCTCCATTTTTTCTATACCTGCAATCAAGCCCCTTTCCTTTTCACATGGCTGTTGGCCTTCTGGTTCAAGCTCGTAGGCCCCGGCCCATCCAGCCTTTGGCTCCTCACAGCCCTCATATCCGCACTGGTCGTCCCCCTCCTTTTCCTCACAGCGCGCACCTATTTCACGAAAGGGGTCTCCTGGATCTTGACCGCTTTCGGGGCACTGGCCTGGTGGGGTCTCGTTACGGGGCGTAATGGCAACGCCCCGATCCTGCTCCCTTGGGCCGAATGTTCCTCCCTCTGGATGCTTGGCAAGGTCCTAAAAGAGCCCCGGACCCGACGGCGGCGGGCCTTCGCTTTCGCCCTGGGCTTGGCGCTCAGCCTTGGCTTCTACTCTTATCCTCCCGGTTGGGGCCCCATGGCCTTAGGGATCATCCTCTTGGCCTTGCCCACCCTTTGGAAGGATAAGGGCGCCCTGGTCCTTTTTCTCGGCACGCTCACGGCCCTGCTTTCTCCCCTTGTTTTTTTCGCTTTCCAAAACCATTACGGGAGCTACATCAACACCATTCGATGGGGTTCGGATTCTTTCAACCCGATGTTCCAAGTCCTTGTTTCGAGTTCCTATTTGACCGGCCTTTTTTGGGGGAAGATGGATGGCGATTATTACGGCCCCTATTGGGGAGGTTTGTTCGATCCCCTGACCGCAAGCCTCTTCGTTATGGGCGTTCTCTTCGCCATCAGGGCTCGTAAGGACCCCTTCTGGAAATGCGTCGGTTTGGCTTTCGTGTTGGCCTTGCTCCCGGGGATCCTTTCCGCCAATCTGGAGTTCTACCGGATTTTTTTGACCTTTCCGCTCGTCCTGGGTTTTGCCGCCTGGGGATGTGACGGCCTTGCCTCCCAACTCCCTTCCCGAAAGAGACCCTGGTTCTTAGGGCTGGTCCTGATAGGGATGGCCGCTTTCAACCTCTATCACTTCCTGGGCCCCTATCAGGACCGTTGGAAGACCCCCGGACCCTCCTGGGAGCGCTACCGTTCGGCGGCGAACGCCCGGGCCTTCCGGATCATCGAGGCCATGGAAAAGAAATGGGGGCCGGGATGCGTCCTCCAGAATTTCCCGAGCGACATGTTCGACCAATCCCTGACCTTGGCCGACTATCCTTTGGATCGCGCAGTTGAGGAAGGAGGCGGACCCTTGAAAGCGCCTTGGATCGCCGTCCTAGCCAACGATCATTACGGCTCCTTCCTTCAAGAGCGATTCCCCGGCGGTCGTTGGTTCTCCCTGTCCAAGGACCTGGGAGCAGAGGACGGAGGCCTGGGCCTCGGGCTCTTCCCACGTGGATCCATCCCGCAAAATGTCTTGAAAGCTTGGATGGCGGCCAACGACGCCTTCGGTGAGGTGGCTTACGTCTTCCTGAACCGGCCGACCGGCAGGGACTATTCAGGGCCTTTGGGAACCTTGGAACACCTTCACTCCTTGACCGAGAAGGACCCTTTCCTGGAATCCTGTTTTTGGGAGAAATCCTACTATTTACATCTGCAGAACAGTGCTTTCGGGGACCAGCGTAAGCGGGAGAATTTTGAAGCCGCCCTGGAGGATCTGCGCCAGGCCTTGTCAAAAGGCTACCCGGCCGCCCATCTTTTCAACGAATTGGGCTGTCTGCTCTGGCTGGCCAAGGACAGGGCCGGCGCACAAAAGGCCTTCGAACGTTCCGTCCAAATGGCTCCCGATTTCGGGCCGGCCCTTTCGAACCTTAAGGCGGTCCAAACCGTCGGAGCCACCCTCCCCAAGCCCTGA
- a CDS encoding alpha-E domain-containing protein, whose product MLSRLADSLYWTGRYVERAENVARFIGVNLNLILDTPELDGYRQWQPLVVTTGDYHDFELRYDEPSAQNVTRFLLWDPDNPNSVFSSIRQARENARTMREVISSEMWEQLNSFYLMVQGAAGHPDAGIETLNTFCRNVKVLSHLFSGITDATLSHGEAWHFFNMGRLMERADKTARILDVKYFILLPKVEDVGTPYDNILWTALLRSASASEMYRKKHSLIQPPKVAEFLILDRDFPRSMSYCVTESERSLRAITGSPAGTYCNPVEQRMGRLRSELDYADISAIIASGLHEYLDNFQAKLNSVGEALFAYYFAASPAWGAPDPDQERQEQ is encoded by the coding sequence ATGCTAAGCCGCCTCGCCGATTCCCTTTACTGGACGGGCCGTTACGTGGAGCGGGCCGAGAACGTTGCCCGTTTCATCGGGGTGAACCTCAATCTCATCCTCGACACGCCCGAACTCGACGGCTACCGCCAATGGCAGCCCCTGGTGGTGACCACCGGCGACTATCACGACTTCGAACTGCGCTACGACGAACCCTCGGCCCAGAACGTCACCCGCTTCCTCCTCTGGGACCCGGACAACCCCAATTCGGTCTTCTCCAGCATCCGACAGGCCCGGGAGAACGCCCGCACCATGCGGGAGGTCATTTCCAGCGAGATGTGGGAGCAGTTGAACAGCTTCTATCTCATGGTGCAGGGCGCCGCCGGCCACCCGGACGCGGGCATCGAGACCCTCAACACCTTCTGCCGCAACGTGAAGGTCCTCAGCCACCTTTTCTCCGGCATCACCGACGCCACCCTCTCCCACGGTGAGGCCTGGCACTTCTTCAACATGGGCCGCCTGATGGAGCGGGCCGACAAGACCGCCCGCATCCTGGACGTGAAATACTTCATCCTCCTGCCCAAGGTGGAGGACGTGGGGACCCCCTACGACAACATCCTCTGGACGGCCCTGTTGCGGTCGGCCAGCGCCAGCGAGATGTACCGGAAGAAACACAGCCTCATCCAACCCCCGAAAGTGGCCGAGTTCCTCATCCTCGACCGGGACTTCCCCCGCTCCATGAGCTATTGCGTCACCGAATCCGAACGTTCCTTGAGGGCCATCACCGGGTCCCCCGCCGGGACCTACTGCAACCCGGTGGAACAGCGCATGGGCCGCCTGCGATCCGAGCTCGACTATGCCGATATCAGCGCGATCATCGCCTCGGGACTGCACGAATACCTGGATAATTTCCAGGCCAAATTGAATTCCGTGGGCGAGGCCCTTTTCGCCTATTATTTCGCCGCGTCCCCCGCCTGGGGGGCACCCGATCCCGATCAGGAAAGGCAGGAACAATGA
- a CDS encoding transglutaminase family protein, whose protein sequence is MRFEIEHRLNYTYSREVFLEPTSIRLKPRADFSQSLESFELKVDPGPQGLSETLDLYNNHEVLAWFAGKHSHFNLTVRSRVSTLLDNPFHYLITDPLVLHLPARYGPDQAGLTPYLKPAPDPSVVNLAQDLLKESDDNALNFLFHATDHIHREFQHVARPQGDALPAHKTLKRREGACRDLAVLLVDVCRAMGLAARFVSGYKFDPGSKDAHDLHAWTEIYLPGAGWRGYDPSWGLAVSDLHIPIAAGPSPTEAAAVSGTFRGSDALSKLDYQVEIRNLEPSSKSNAVL, encoded by the coding sequence ATGCGTTTCGAGATCGAACATCGGTTGAACTACACCTATAGCCGGGAGGTGTTCCTGGAGCCAACCTCCATCCGCCTCAAGCCCCGGGCCGATTTCAGCCAAAGCCTGGAATCCTTCGAGCTCAAGGTCGATCCCGGGCCCCAGGGGCTTTCCGAGACCCTGGACCTCTACAACAACCACGAGGTGCTGGCCTGGTTCGCCGGCAAGCACTCCCATTTCAACCTCACGGTGCGAAGCCGCGTCAGCACCCTCCTGGACAATCCCTTCCACTACCTCATCACCGACCCCCTGGTGCTCCACCTGCCCGCCCGCTACGGCCCCGATCAGGCGGGGCTCACCCCCTATCTCAAGCCCGCGCCCGACCCCTCGGTCGTCAACCTGGCCCAGGACCTGTTGAAGGAAAGCGACGACAACGCCCTGAACTTCCTCTTCCACGCCACCGACCATATCCACCGGGAGTTCCAGCACGTGGCGCGCCCCCAGGGCGACGCCCTGCCCGCCCACAAGACCCTCAAACGGCGGGAAGGGGCCTGCCGGGACCTGGCCGTTCTCCTGGTGGACGTCTGCCGGGCCATGGGACTGGCGGCCCGCTTCGTGAGCGGCTACAAGTTCGATCCCGGCTCCAAGGACGCCCACGACCTGCACGCCTGGACCGAGATCTACCTGCCCGGCGCGGGCTGGCGGGGTTACGACCCCAGTTGGGGCCTGGCCGTGTCCGACCTTCATATCCCCATCGCCGCCGGCCCCTCGCCCACGGAGGCCGCCGCGGTCTCCGGCACCTTCCGCGGCTCGGACGCGCTTTCCAAACTGGACTACCAGGTGGAGATCCGGAACCTGGAACCCTCCTCCAAGAGCAACGCCGTCCTTTAG
- the hemG gene encoding protoporphyrinogen oxidase has translation MNSKRVTIIGAGVSGLACAHRLLEISKEKNISLELNVLDGASKAGGTLTTVEKNGFVMEEGPDCFITEKPAGLEICKRLGLEDQLIRTNPNLKQSYILKGDRLHPIPEGFYMLAPSRLMPLMTTPLLSPWGKLRAALEPLIPVRKDPQDESVGAFVRRRLGNEVLEALAQPLVGGVYNADPDDLSLNACTPRFREMELKYGSLLKAMAARRLNAQAQVSGARYSLFVSLKKGMTTLGQAMANAIPGESLWLGTPVHALQPSGHGTWEITSDRGTQEADAVVLAIQPAKMRALIGGLDKEWDKLLSAIPAHDSATLNLGFRRQDIAHPLDGFGFVVPAREKKLIVGCTFASQKFEGRAPENYVLLRAFLGADAVGKAQAEGEAALVEKVLEELKPILQLRDRPIAHHLATYQASMSYFRPGHLSLAARLEQKAAETQGLYLAGNGLKGVGIPDAIAAGRSAAEKIFEAL, from the coding sequence ATGAATTCAAAAAGAGTGACCATCATCGGGGCAGGTGTCAGCGGCCTGGCCTGCGCCCACCGTCTTTTGGAAATTTCCAAAGAGAAGAACATTTCCCTGGAATTGAACGTTCTCGACGGGGCCTCCAAGGCGGGGGGGACCCTGACCACCGTGGAAAAGAACGGGTTTGTCATGGAGGAAGGCCCGGATTGTTTCATCACCGAGAAACCGGCAGGCCTGGAGATCTGCAAGAGGCTCGGCCTCGAGGACCAGCTCATCCGTACCAATCCAAACCTGAAACAGTCCTACATCCTCAAGGGGGACCGGCTCCATCCCATCCCCGAGGGCTTCTACATGCTGGCCCCCTCCCGCCTGATGCCCCTCATGACCACACCCTTGCTCTCCCCCTGGGGCAAGCTCCGGGCGGCCCTGGAACCGCTCATCCCCGTCCGCAAGGACCCACAGGACGAGAGCGTGGGCGCCTTCGTCCGGCGCCGTTTGGGGAATGAGGTCCTGGAGGCTTTGGCCCAGCCCCTGGTCGGGGGGGTCTATAACGCCGATCCGGACGACCTGAGCCTCAACGCCTGCACCCCCCGTTTCCGGGAGATGGAACTGAAATATGGTTCGCTCCTGAAAGCCATGGCGGCCCGCCGCTTGAACGCCCAGGCGCAGGTCTCGGGAGCTCGTTATTCCCTCTTCGTCAGCCTTAAGAAAGGCATGACCACACTGGGCCAGGCCATGGCCAACGCCATCCCCGGCGAATCGCTTTGGCTGGGAACTCCGGTCCATGCCCTCCAACCCTCGGGCCACGGGACCTGGGAGATCACCTCCGACCGGGGCACCCAGGAGGCCGACGCGGTGGTCCTGGCCATCCAACCCGCCAAGATGCGCGCCTTGATCGGCGGCTTGGATAAGGAATGGGACAAGCTCCTCTCGGCCATACCCGCCCATGACTCGGCCACCCTGAACCTGGGCTTCCGCCGTCAGGACATCGCCCATCCCCTCGACGGCTTCGGGTTCGTGGTCCCCGCCCGGGAGAAAAAGCTCATCGTGGGCTGTACCTTCGCCAGTCAGAAATTCGAGGGCCGGGCCCCGGAGAATTATGTGTTGTTGCGCGCTTTCCTGGGCGCTGACGCGGTCGGGAAGGCCCAGGCCGAGGGCGAAGCAGCCCTGGTCGAGAAGGTCCTGGAGGAACTCAAACCCATCCTCCAATTGCGGGACCGGCCCATCGCCCACCACCTGGCGACCTACCAAGCTTCCATGTCCTATTTCCGCCCGGGCCACCTGAGCCTGGCTGCGCGGCTGGAACAGAAGGCCGCCGAGACCCAGGGCCTTTACCTGGCGGGTAACGGCCTCAAAGGGGTCGGTATCCCGGATGCCATCGCGGCTGGCCGGTCCGCCGCGGAGAAGATCTTCGAGGCGCTATAA
- a CDS encoding pseudouridine synthase — protein MGHANEPPRLLMLNKPKGYVVTRSDEKGRKTVYDLLPDWAYNDLWMPVGRLDLDSKGLLLFTQDAKLSERLTRPGSCPKTYEVWVRGHVNSEHVMKMLKGIRDKDEVLKAIRIDLKGGAGPKTRVEVELDEGKNRHIRRMFGALKDPKFGTPLKVVDLKRTRIGNLALDVQSGQWRFLEGPDEKKLL, from the coding sequence ATGGGCCACGCCAACGAACCTCCCCGTCTCCTGATGCTGAACAAGCCCAAGGGTTACGTGGTCACCCGATCCGATGAGAAGGGTCGAAAGACCGTTTATGACCTCCTCCCCGACTGGGCCTATAACGACCTATGGATGCCCGTGGGCCGCTTGGACCTGGACTCCAAGGGCCTTCTCCTCTTCACCCAGGACGCCAAGCTTTCCGAGCGCCTGACCCGGCCCGGTTCCTGTCCCAAGACCTATGAGGTCTGGGTCAGGGGCCACGTGAATTCGGAACATGTCATGAAGATGCTCAAAGGGATCAGGGACAAGGATGAGGTCCTCAAAGCCATCCGGATCGACCTAAAAGGCGGGGCTGGACCCAAGACAAGGGTGGAAGTCGAATTGGACGAAGGCAAGAACCGCCATATCCGGCGGATGTTCGGGGCCTTGAAGGACCCCAAGTTCGGGACGCCCTTGAAGGTGGTGGACCTGAAGCGGACCCGGATCGGAAACCTGGCTTTGGATGTCCAATCGGGCCAGTGGCGGTTCCTGGAAGGTCCCGACGAGAAAAAACTTCTTTAA
- the hemE gene encoding uroporphyrinogen decarboxylase, producing the protein MTTPAPDTETTGFNGLRVAAFESRMAGEMEALITRHGGQALVAPSMREVPLSENKKALRFFETLQQGQIDIVVFMTGVGTRALFEVLEANFAPSRIKQAFKHAALVARGPKSVKALTEKGLKSSVTVPEPNTWREVLETMATFRPLKGQRVAVQEYGVTNTEFMEGLLQQGVSEAMSVPVYKWALPEDPRPLQALLERIIEGDAQVALFTSAQQVRNVFEVAQKMGQSAELNDAFQRLVIGSVGSVCSEALREFGLEPDLEPGHPKMGFLVKETAERSFELCQKKAAQLIQTMDRRPAKTLASPSESSFLKACRREAVDRTPMWIMRQAGRYLPEYREIRSKVPFLELCKTPELAAEVTVTAQQVLDVDAAILFADILLIAEPLGFQLTFGEGEGPVIHNPFRGGQDLARIQNADITYELEYVMRAVRLIRAGLKPHIPLIGFAGAPFTLASYLIEGGGSKDYLKTRAVLTDIKVWDELMKKLVAATVAYLNGQAEAGAQALQLFDSWVGILAPEEFQRLVLPYLKLLFGQLKKLQPSIPLIYFGTQTAPFYPYFRQMGASVFGVDWRMDLDKAWKLLGPFAVQGNLNPEILLTDPDTVRRETEKVLRQAAGQPGHIFNLGHGILPKTPMENVWAMIETVKNWKP; encoded by the coding sequence ATGACCACCCCCGCCCCAGATACCGAAACGACCGGCTTCAACGGCCTCCGCGTCGCCGCCTTCGAAAGCCGCATGGCCGGGGAAATGGAAGCCCTCATCACCCGTCACGGCGGCCAGGCCCTGGTCGCCCCCTCCATGCGGGAAGTGCCCCTCTCCGAGAACAAGAAGGCCCTGCGCTTCTTCGAGACCCTCCAGCAGGGCCAGATCGACATCGTCGTCTTCATGACCGGGGTGGGCACCCGGGCCCTCTTCGAGGTGCTGGAAGCCAACTTCGCGCCCAGCCGCATCAAACAGGCCTTCAAGCATGCGGCGCTGGTGGCCCGGGGCCCCAAGTCGGTGAAGGCGCTCACCGAGAAGGGCCTGAAGTCCTCCGTGACCGTCCCCGAGCCCAACACCTGGCGCGAGGTGTTGGAGACCATGGCCACCTTCCGGCCCTTGAAGGGCCAGCGGGTCGCCGTGCAGGAATACGGCGTGACCAACACCGAGTTCATGGAAGGGCTCCTGCAGCAGGGCGTAAGCGAAGCCATGAGCGTGCCCGTCTATAAGTGGGCGCTGCCCGAGGATCCCCGGCCCCTTCAGGCCCTCCTGGAACGCATCATCGAGGGCGACGCCCAGGTGGCGCTTTTCACCAGCGCCCAGCAGGTCCGCAATGTCTTCGAGGTGGCCCAAAAGATGGGCCAGTCCGCCGAACTGAACGATGCCTTCCAGCGCCTGGTCATCGGCTCCGTCGGGAGCGTCTGCTCGGAGGCGCTGAGGGAATTCGGCCTCGAGCCCGACCTGGAACCCGGACATCCCAAGATGGGTTTCCTGGTGAAGGAAACGGCCGAGCGGTCCTTCGAGCTCTGCCAAAAGAAGGCCGCCCAGTTGATCCAGACCATGGACAGGCGCCCGGCCAAGACCCTGGCCTCCCCTTCCGAGAGCTCCTTCCTGAAGGCCTGCCGGAGGGAAGCGGTGGACCGCACCCCCATGTGGATCATGCGCCAGGCCGGGCGCTACCTGCCCGAATACCGGGAGATCCGCTCGAAGGTCCCCTTCCTGGAGCTTTGCAAGACCCCCGAACTGGCCGCCGAGGTCACCGTGACCGCCCAACAGGTGCTGGATGTGGACGCCGCCATCCTCTTCGCCGACATCCTGCTCATCGCCGAACCGCTCGGCTTTCAGCTCACCTTCGGGGAGGGCGAGGGCCCGGTCATCCATAATCCCTTCCGGGGCGGCCAGGACCTGGCCCGCATCCAGAACGCGGACATTACCTATGAATTGGAATACGTCATGCGGGCGGTCCGGCTCATCCGCGCGGGCCTCAAGCCCCATATCCCCCTCATCGGCTTCGCCGGGGCCCCTTTCACCCTGGCCTCCTATCTCATCGAGGGGGGCGGCTCGAAGGACTACCTGAAGACCCGTGCGGTCCTCACCGACATCAAGGTCTGGGACGAGCTGATGAAGAAACTGGTGGCGGCCACGGTCGCCTATTTGAACGGGCAGGCCGAGGCGGGGGCCCAGGCCCTGCAATTGTTCGATTCCTGGGTGGGTATCCTGGCCCCCGAGGAATTCCAGCGGCTCGTGCTTCCCTACCTGAAGCTCCTTTTCGGACAGTTGAAGAAGCTCCAGCCCAGCATCCCGCTCATCTATTTCGGCACCCAAACCGCTCCTTTCTATCCCTATTTCCGGCAGATGGGGGCCTCGGTCTTCGGGGTGGATTGGCGCATGGACCTCGACAAGGCCTGGAAGCTGCTGGGGCCTTTCGCGGTTCAGGGCAACCTGAACCCCGAGATCCTCCTGACCGACCCGGACACGGTCCGCCGGGAGACCGAAAAGGTCCTCCGGCAGGCGGCGGGTCAACCGGGCCATATCTTCAACTTGGGCCACGGCATCCTGCCCAAGACCCCCATGGAGAACGTCTGGGCCATGATCGAAACGGTGAAAAATTGGAAGCCATGA
- the hemH gene encoding ferrochelatase — translation MKNFDAVLLIGFGGPERPEDVVPFLEDVTAGRGVPPERLKLVAKQYERIGGVSPYNRLTRDQAQALEKLLKARGLDIPVSVGFAHYAPRIQDALLDLSRQDKKEVFAIVMAPHRSPASFEKYLKKVDEALAEIAAQRRPVPRVTYAPEWHKRPGFINAIAAHVQEGYAQLSAEEKARHRAELILTAHSIPRKMAHDSGYSRQFEETCQLVTEKVGMPYYQTAFTSRSGRPEDPWLEPDLTEFIDRRTYETLAACVVAPIGFLVDHVEVLYDIDVLAQDKAKWKGLHMVRAKTVGTHPSFIAMLASLVEEAQNPL, via the coding sequence ATGAAAAATTTCGACGCGGTCCTTCTCATCGGCTTCGGCGGCCCGGAACGGCCCGAGGACGTCGTTCCCTTCCTGGAGGACGTGACCGCCGGTCGCGGCGTCCCGCCGGAGCGCCTCAAGCTCGTGGCCAAGCAATATGAGAGGATCGGCGGGGTCTCGCCCTACAATCGCCTCACCCGGGACCAGGCCCAGGCCCTCGAAAAGCTCCTCAAGGCCCGGGGCCTCGACATTCCCGTCTCCGTCGGGTTCGCCCATTACGCGCCCCGCATCCAGGACGCCCTCCTGGACCTCTCCCGGCAGGACAAGAAGGAGGTATTCGCCATCGTCATGGCCCCCCACCGCAGTCCCGCCTCCTTCGAAAAATACCTGAAGAAGGTGGACGAGGCCCTGGCGGAGATCGCGGCCCAGCGCCGTCCCGTCCCCCGCGTCACCTACGCGCCCGAATGGCACAAGCGGCCCGGTTTCATCAATGCCATCGCCGCCCACGTGCAGGAAGGCTATGCCCAACTGTCCGCCGAGGAGAAGGCCCGTCACCGGGCCGAGCTCATCCTCACCGCCCACAGCATCCCCCGGAAGATGGCCCACGATTCGGGCTATTCCCGGCAGTTCGAGGAGACCTGCCAGTTGGTCACCGAAAAGGTGGGCATGCCCTATTACCAGACGGCCTTCACCAGCCGCTCGGGCCGCCCCGAGGATCCCTGGCTGGAACCCGACCTGACGGAGTTCATCGACCGGCGCACCTATGAGACACTGGCCGCCTGCGTGGTGGCCCCCATCGGCTTCCTGGTGGACCACGTGGAAGTGCTTTACGACATCGACGTACTGGCCCAGGACAAGGCCAAGTGGAAAGGGCTCCACATGGTGCGGGCCAAGACCGTCGGGACCCATCCTTCCTTCATCGCCATGCTCGCCTCTTTAGTGGAAGAAGCGCAAAACCCTCTTTGA
- a CDS encoding peptidase — translation MTFCIAMKVKEGLVALADTRITSGMEQITARKVSVHQNGNHSFFLMTSGLRSARDKALTYFEEKLEASWDSYDKLYKAVNIFSEQVRRVIHEDKKALEEAGYHFNLYSIVGGQLSNDAEHKLYLVYPQGNWVEVTESTPYYAIGESAYGKPLIDRALHYESSMELAMKLGYLAFEATRTSATDVDFPIDMVLYRKGTYKMLETRYEREDLANVTAWWKKRVRETVELCPADWAQKALQKLPEK, via the coding sequence ATGACCTTTTGCATCGCCATGAAGGTGAAGGAGGGCCTGGTGGCCCTGGCCGATACCCGCATCACCAGCGGCATGGAGCAGATCACCGCCCGCAAGGTTTCCGTCCACCAGAACGGCAACCACTCCTTTTTTCTGATGACCTCCGGGCTCCGCTCCGCCCGGGACAAGGCCCTCACCTACTTCGAGGAGAAGCTGGAGGCCAGTTGGGATTCCTACGACAAGCTCTACAAGGCGGTGAACATCTTTTCCGAACAGGTGCGCCGGGTCATCCACGAGGACAAGAAGGCCCTGGAGGAGGCGGGATACCACTTCAACCTCTACTCCATCGTGGGGGGCCAGCTTTCCAACGACGCCGAGCACAAGCTCTACCTGGTCTATCCCCAGGGCAACTGGGTGGAGGTCACCGAGAGCACCCCTTATTACGCCATCGGGGAGTCGGCCTATGGAAAACCCCTCATCGACCGGGCGCTCCATTACGAAAGTTCCATGGAACTGGCCATGAAACTCGGTTACCTGGCCTTCGAGGCCACGCGCACCAGCGCCACCGACGTGGACTTCCCCATCGACATGGTCCTCTACCGCAAGGGGACCTACAAGATGCTGGAGACCCGCTACGAGCGGGAGGACCTGGCCAACGTCACGGCCTGGTGGAAGAAACGGGTCCGGGAAACGGTCGAGCTTTGCCCGGCCGATTGGGCCCAAAAGGCCCTTCAGAAACTGCCTGAAAAATGA